Proteins encoded within one genomic window of Campylobacter lari:
- a CDS encoding P-loop NTPase fold protein gives MINKIDTIANFLNKKSKKCLAINGSWGIGKTYLWKQVEKKLSKDKKVVYIDLFGKESYKQILEEIVVSLHGDYNKITKTTFKGLEGLVKSISGGLIDIDSDAIFSFLKKEDFYNIIVCFDNIERRSDNLSLKEILGLVNLLKEEKECNVVVIFHEEELKEQDDNLTENNKEEQAKQYNSKNWYQIYKEKVIDCEITIKDNDEVAKAIIKDRINKYTKITDEIRNIIENIIFERYKEQCNGNLRLLYHVLEHIDYFNKQCFYCFASMTIKKHFQML, from the coding sequence ATAATTAATAAGATTGACACTATCGCAAATTTTTTAAATAAAAAATCTAAAAAATGTTTAGCTATAAATGGGTCTTGGGGTATAGGTAAAACTTATTTATGGAAACAAGTTGAAAAGAAACTTTCTAAAGATAAAAAAGTTGTTTATATAGATCTTTTTGGCAAAGAAAGTTATAAGCAAATATTAGAAGAAATAGTTGTAAGCCTACATGGAGATTATAATAAAATTACCAAAACAACTTTTAAAGGTTTAGAAGGTTTGGTTAAAAGTATAAGTGGCGGCTTAATAGATATAGATAGTGATGCTATTTTTTCCTTTTTAAAAAAGGAAGACTTTTATAATATTATTGTGTGTTTCGATAATATAGAAAGAAGATCTGATAATCTTTCTTTGAAAGAAATTTTAGGACTTGTAAATTTACTTAAAGAAGAAAAAGAATGCAATGTTGTTGTGATTTTTCATGAGGAAGAATTAAAAGAACAAGATGACAATTTGACTGAAAATAATAAAGAAGAACAAGCCAAACAATATAATAGTAAAAACTGGTATCAAATATACAAAGAAAAAGTTATTGATTGTGAAATAACGATAAAAGACAATGATGAAGTAGCAAAAGCAATCATAAAAGATAGAATAAATAAATATACTAAAATTACAGATGAGATAAGAAATATTATTGAAAATATTATTTTCGAAAGATATAAAGAACAATGCAATGGAAATCTAAGATTATTATATCATGTGTTAGAACATATAGATTATTTTAACAAGCAATGTTTTTATTGTTTTGCAAGTATGACAATAAAAAAACATTTTCAGATGCTCTAA
- a CDS encoding inverse autotransporter beta domain-containing protein, whose amino-acid sequence MKKTLLLVLIIHTFLFSQIMILKNQDKIIIDNNQTLALNHVNHDQKQILKEHNSINPRVKKLLEEKPKKDSNLSKEDEELSNKVISVIQTIGNVYNAKDSKERDELIRDLASNYLSLQANTLIQEYLHALNHSINSEFNLNYNDRGGLSGNAKVLLPIMSEDNPKISYFLQSGIGGYDNNRIIGHFGGGIRYYPNALALDNSGNIMLGLNLVYDHDFSREHKRISLGFESMLDTLAFHANIYQRLSDWINSYDFKNANNDLTFLERPANGWDMGIKYAFPSMSNVAVFANMSKWYGEKVAPFGNVNCYEDLEKNPLVYEGGITYSPCPALTFSLSHKRSNESDKQGTNIAMNFNIPLDKDAFKHAFDTKLAGINNTIEGSRTHFIDRDYSMVLEYKAINNTYHISYCGNLGGNTHCIMLKDGFNQAVKNVAMSVTPEQKSVILKDGNHYITDSNGKVFVKIIHSYGVHQTNLIAKAGNAQESFPITIIAPKEDFRIFAKPSNIQRYEKSLITFTGNDLAGDLAIHWKLNGKGSLEKTPNSDKTDKDGNSNIIYKPDVNMKDKEKAEIIANVLGVTLKTFVQIAIYGDNDIILDKAIIGNKEKTHASYKNLKANSTKVKWSIQGDNALFVDKDKTTKELNLIADDKGESNVEIIGLSGNEKVKIIAKNMSDELVKERSKDLEIKNYTATMELPTGKDPVTHQDFEKGMIDYKSDFEVKLKGLMPKTKVLWKAKDIQSNKTLRISNDKESTADDKGKSKVVFEGVKDFNIKRLQIIATYNQSAASTQEVSGEIKLHQYTPSISFSKDKIHAYESDNNKALKDPKLDHVEVTLKGGKPNEKIEWSLSGDATLSNQEATFNASGEAKAVITSKAPFKVNPNLEVKTMTKDLKKELPYEIKEYTPKVEGFSPKFEKEDTLDYKTDFSVQVSNLLPNSKISITKTQIIKPKKEEVEVNNKGEATLEFEGINDFSQKEITITFNYIKKGDEKAEQTYAIKLHQYTPSISFSKDKIHAYESDNNKALKDPKLDHVEVTLKGGKPNEKIEWSLSGDATLSNQEATFNASGEAKAVITSKAPFKVNPNLEVKTMTKDLKKELPYEIKEYTPKVEGFSPKFEKEDTLDYKTDFSVQVSNLLPNSKISITKTQIIKPKKEEVEVNNKGEATLEFEGINDFSQKEITITFNYIKKGDEKAEQTYAIKLHQYTPSISFSKDKIHAYESDNNKALKDPKLDHVEVTLKGGKPNEKIEWSLSGDATLSNQEATFNASGEAKAVITSKAPFKVNPNLEVKTMTKDLKKELPYEIKEYTPKVEYPSFKTQEKTIDYIDDFNIKISGLLPNSTIDKISGSKGVKAKKESFNVNDKGETTLEFSGISDYSVKDIAIKFNYIKQGSIKKELNLDKIKLYQYAISFNADPSTIIAEPNKNVEVTLKGGKANEKIEWSLSGDATLSNQEATFNASGEAKAVITSKAPFKTNPIISVNTLGQNLTKTLTYIDGTIYTPKIEYPSYKVSFWKTLDKTIDYDSDYVLKVSGLLPNSTIDNISGSKGVKAKKESFNVNDKGEATLEFSGISDPSVKELTIKFSYMKSVITKAEITADKINLYQRELNLELDKETLYTQEGEVVHAVLKGGKTGSKVEWSLSGDATLSNQEATFNASGEAKATITSKAPFENDIMLKVNALGSSFVKSIKYKTKIYTPEVEYPSYKDPSWWFHVEKKTIDYDSDYVLKISGLLPNSTIDKISGSKGVKAKKESFNVNDKGEATLEFSGISDYSVKDIAIKFNYMKTRTSKIEFAADKIKLYQRELKFEGDKTIYTEEKAQANITLKDGKKGAKVEWNISGDATLNDHDTTFNSSGEAKATITSKAPFKDNPVINVNTIGQSVSTTITYVDKEYIPSIIYPSYKGYKQTIELNQDFHLEVSNLIPNTEIEIYHDFLSAAKPKQDHVRVNSSGKATLEFYGVSNPLCSNFNIQFKYMKTKNKSADFFTDEIYIYKQLTLIVDKNSFNAQEGEEAHAILKGGKPYEKVEWNISGDATLNDHDTTFNSSGEAKATITSKAPFKNNPVISVNAMGKNLSKELNYKKIPIQLTLGKTRLNPYLFETVSILAKGTPYAKIKWSIVGDGVLPKEDLIPKYFDSKGVALTKFRTINPTTRPVTVSVEYEDGSEKASETAVFNGPIRPRINVNNIPFDTGTTIELYGLIPNSSVDVQPDQYLGYTNFVNKGTLHTDDKGSVYLNFKPIGKVTEHTGRIFSLKVKYKEWDGADSEAIVGSIEVQKRIHAIYDTWKDPASCYTSATLTLTDGIAGEKVDFSGTNLLVGLGQTVPIIQRWDKEFDNFGEAKVVISTTWCTKPLTDTPTFTMRFNTLGVNVTETRAVTFGGGDHERFY is encoded by the coding sequence ATGAAAAAAACACTTTTACTTGTTTTAATCATTCACACTTTTCTTTTTTCTCAAATAATGATTTTAAAAAATCAAGATAAAATCATTATAGATAACAATCAAACTCTTGCACTTAATCATGTAAACCATGATCAAAAGCAAATACTTAAAGAACATAATAGCATTAACCCAAGAGTCAAAAAGCTATTAGAAGAAAAACCAAAGAAAGATTCTAATCTTAGTAAAGAAGATGAAGAATTATCTAATAAGGTTATTAGTGTTATTCAAACTATAGGCAATGTATATAATGCCAAAGATAGTAAAGAAAGAGATGAACTTATAAGAGATTTAGCAAGCAATTATTTAAGCTTACAAGCTAATACTTTAATCCAAGAATATTTACATGCTCTTAATCACTCCATTAATAGTGAGTTTAATTTAAACTATAATGATAGGGGTGGTTTAAGTGGTAATGCTAAAGTTCTTTTACCTATTATGAGTGAAGATAATCCAAAAATATCTTATTTTCTACAAAGCGGTATAGGTGGATATGATAATAATAGAATCATAGGTCATTTTGGTGGTGGTATAAGATATTATCCTAATGCATTAGCATTAGATAATTCAGGAAATATCATGCTAGGATTAAATTTAGTTTATGATCATGATTTTAGTAGAGAGCATAAAAGAATATCTTTGGGCTTTGAAAGTATGTTAGATACACTAGCTTTCCATGCTAATATTTATCAAAGATTAAGTGATTGGATTAATAGTTATGATTTTAAAAATGCAAATAATGATCTAACTTTCTTAGAACGCCCTGCTAATGGCTGGGATATGGGTATTAAATATGCTTTTCCTTCTATGAGTAATGTAGCTGTTTTTGCTAATATGAGTAAATGGTATGGAGAAAAAGTAGCTCCATTTGGCAATGTAAACTGCTATGAAGATTTAGAAAAAAATCCTTTAGTGTATGAAGGAGGTATTACTTACTCACCCTGTCCTGCATTAACTTTTTCGCTAAGCCATAAAAGAAGTAATGAAAGTGATAAACAAGGCACAAATATAGCTATGAATTTTAACATACCTTTAGATAAAGATGCCTTCAAACACGCTTTTGATACAAAATTAGCAGGTATAAATAATACCATTGAAGGCTCTAGAACTCATTTTATAGATAGAGATTATTCTATGGTGCTTGAATATAAAGCTATTAACAATACTTATCATATTTCTTATTGCGGAAATTTGGGAGGTAATACTCATTGTATTATGCTTAAAGATGGCTTTAATCAAGCAGTTAAAAATGTTGCTATGAGTGTAACTCCTGAACAAAAAAGTGTAATCTTAAAAGATGGAAATCATTATATTACTGATAGTAATGGAAAAGTTTTTGTAAAAATAATCCATTCTTATGGAGTCCATCAAACCAATTTAATTGCTAAAGCAGGGAATGCTCAAGAAAGTTTCCCTATTACTATCATAGCTCCAAAAGAAGACTTTAGGATATTTGCTAAACCTTCTAATATACAAAGATATGAAAAATCTCTAATCACATTTACAGGAAATGATTTAGCAGGCGATTTGGCAATTCATTGGAAATTAAATGGTAAAGGAAGTTTAGAAAAAACGCCAAATTCAGATAAAACTGATAAAGATGGAAATTCAAATATCATCTATAAACCTGATGTAAACATGAAAGATAAAGAAAAAGCTGAAATCATTGCTAATGTATTGGGAGTTACTTTAAAAACATTTGTTCAAATAGCAATTTATGGAGATAATGATATTATCTTAGATAAAGCTATTATAGGTAATAAAGAAAAAACTCATGCAAGTTATAAAAACTTAAAAGCTAATTCTACAAAAGTTAAATGGAGTATACAAGGAGATAATGCTTTATTTGTTGATAAAGATAAAACTACTAAGGAGCTTAATTTAATAGCTGATGATAAAGGTGAGAGTAATGTAGAAATCATAGGACTTAGTGGAAATGAAAAAGTAAAAATCATTGCTAAGAATATGAGTGATGAATTAGTAAAAGAAAGAAGTAAAGATTTAGAGATTAAAAATTATACAGCCACCATGGAGCTTCCTACTGGAAAAGATCCTGTGACTCATCAAGACTTTGAAAAAGGAATGATTGATTATAAAAGCGACTTTGAAGTAAAACTTAAAGGTTTAATGCCAAAAACAAAAGTTTTATGGAAGGCTAAAGATATACAAAGCAATAAAACTTTAAGAATTAGTAACGATAAAGAAAGTACAGCTGATGATAAAGGTAAGAGTAAGGTAGTATTTGAAGGAGTAAAAGATTTTAATATTAAAAGATTACAAATCATTGCTACTTATAATCAAAGCGCAGCTAGCACTCAAGAAGTAAGTGGAGAAATCAAACTCCACCAATACACCCCAAGCATTAGTTTTAGTAAAGACAAAATTCATGCTTATGAAAGTGATAATAACAAAGCTTTAAAAGATCCAAAACTTGATCATGTTGAAGTAACTTTAAAAGGTGGTAAACCTAATGAAAAAATAGAATGGAGTTTAAGTGGAGACGCTACTTTAAGCAATCAAGAAGCAACATTTAATGCTAGTGGTGAAGCTAAGGCAGTTATCACTTCTAAAGCTCCATTTAAAGTTAATCCAAATTTAGAAGTTAAAACTATGACTAAAGATCTTAAAAAAGAATTGCCTTATGAGATTAAAGAATATACTCCTAAAGTAGAAGGTTTCTCTCCTAAATTTGAAAAAGAAGATACTCTAGATTATAAAACTGATTTTAGTGTACAAGTAAGCAATCTTTTACCTAATTCTAAAATAAGTATTACTAAAACACAAATCATTAAACCTAAAAAAGAAGAAGTGGAAGTTAATAATAAAGGTGAAGCTACTTTAGAATTTGAAGGCATTAATGATTTTAGTCAAAAAGAAATAACTATAACTTTTAACTATATTAAAAAAGGAGATGAAAAAGCTGAGCAAACTTATGCTATCAAACTCCACCAATACACCCCAAGCATTAGTTTTAGTAAAGACAAAATTCATGCTTATGAAAGTGATAATAACAAAGCTTTAAAAGATCCAAAACTTGATCATGTTGAAGTAACTTTAAAAGGTGGTAAACCTAATGAAAAAATAGAATGGAGTTTAAGTGGAGACGCTACTTTAAGCAATCAAGAAGCAACATTTAATGCTAGTGGTGAAGCTAAGGCAGTTATCACTTCTAAAGCTCCATTTAAAGTTAATCCAAATTTAGAAGTTAAAACTATGACTAAAGATCTTAAAAAAGAATTGCCTTATGAGATTAAAGAATATACTCCTAAAGTAGAAGGTTTCTCTCCTAAATTTGAAAAAGAAGATACTCTAGATTATAAAACTGATTTTAGTGTACAAGTAAGCAATCTTTTACCTAATTCTAAAATAAGTATTACTAAAACACAAATCATTAAACCTAAAAAAGAAGAAGTGGAAGTTAATAATAAAGGTGAAGCTACTTTAGAATTTGAAGGCATTAATGATTTTAGTCAAAAAGAAATAACTATAACTTTTAACTATATTAAAAAAGGAGATGAAAAAGCTGAGCAAACTTATGCTATCAAACTCCACCAATACACCCCAAGCATTAGTTTTAGTAAAGACAAAATTCATGCTTATGAAAGTGATAATAACAAAGCTTTAAAAGATCCAAAACTTGATCATGTTGAAGTAACTTTAAAAGGTGGTAAACCTAATGAAAAAATAGAATGGAGTTTAAGTGGAGACGCTACTTTAAGCAATCAAGAAGCAACATTTAATGCTAGTGGTGAAGCTAAGGCAGTTATCACTTCTAAAGCTCCATTTAAAGTTAATCCAAATTTAGAAGTTAAAACTATGACTAAAGATCTTAAAAAAGAATTGCCTTATGAGATTAAAGAATATACTCCTAAAGTAGAATATCCAAGCTTTAAAACCCAAGAAAAAACTATAGATTATATAGATGATTTTAATATTAAAATAAGCGGTTTATTGCCAAATTCCACTATTGATAAAATCAGTGGAAGTAAAGGAGTAAAAGCTAAAAAAGAAAGCTTTAATGTTAATGATAAAGGTGAAACTACTTTAGAATTTAGTGGTATTAGTGATTATAGTGTTAAAGATATTGCTATTAAGTTTAATTATATCAAACAAGGTAGTATTAAAAAGGAGCTTAATTTAGATAAAATCAAACTTTATCAATACGCTATTTCCTTTAATGCTGATCCAAGTACTATCATTGCAGAACCTAATAAAAATGTCGAAGTAACTTTAAAAGGTGGTAAAGCTAATGAAAAAATAGAGTGGAGCTTAAGTGGAGACGCTACTTTAAGCAATCAAGAAGCAACATTTAATGCTAGTGGTGAAGCCAAGGCAGTTATTACTTCTAAAGCTCCATTTAAAACTAATCCTATAATTAGTGTAAATACCCTAGGCCAAAACCTCACTAAAACATTAACTTATATAGATGGAACTATATATACTCCAAAAATAGAATATCCTTCTTATAAAGTAAGTTTTTGGAAAACATTAGATAAAACCATAGACTATGACTCAGATTATGTATTAAAAGTAAGTGGTTTATTACCAAATTCAACCATTGATAATATCAGTGGAAGTAAAGGAGTAAAAGCTAAAAAAGAAAGCTTTAATGTTAATGATAAAGGTGAAGCTACTTTAGAATTTAGTGGTATTAGTGATCCTAGTGTTAAAGAACTTACTATTAAGTTTAGTTATATGAAATCAGTTATTACTAAGGCTGAAATAACTGCAGATAAAATTAATCTTTATCAAAGAGAATTGAATTTAGAACTTGATAAAGAAACACTTTATACTCAAGAAGGAGAAGTAGTACACGCTGTATTAAAAGGTGGAAAAACAGGTTCTAAAGTAGAGTGGAGTTTAAGTGGAGACGCTACTTTAAGTAATCAAGAAGCAACATTTAATGCTAGTGGTGAAGCCAAGGCAACTATTACTTCTAAAGCTCCGTTTGAGAATGATATTATGTTAAAAGTCAATGCTTTGGGTAGTTCTTTTGTGAAAAGCATTAAGTATAAAACAAAAATTTACACTCCTGAAGTAGAGTATCCTTCTTATAAGGATCCTAGTTGGTGGTTTCATGTAGAGAAAAAAACTATAGATTATGACTCAGATTATGTATTAAAAATAAGCGGTTTATTACCAAATTCCACTATTGATAAAATCAGTGGAAGCAAAGGAGTGAAAGCTAAAAAAGAAAGCTTTAATGTTAATGATAAAGGTGAAGCTACTTTAGAATTTAGTGGTATTAGTGATTATAGTGTTAAAGATATTGCTATTAAGTTTAATTATATGAAGACAAGAACAAGTAAAATAGAGTTTGCTGCAGATAAAATTAAGCTTTATCAAAGAGAATTAAAATTTGAAGGGGATAAAACAATATACACCGAAGAAAAAGCACAAGCCAATATCACGCTAAAAGATGGTAAAAAGGGTGCTAAAGTAGAATGGAATATAAGTGGAGACGCTACTTTAAATGATCATGATACAACATTTAATTCTAGTGGTGAAGCTAAAGCAACTATTACTTCCAAAGCTCCATTTAAAGATAACCCTGTAATTAATGTAAATACTATTGGACAAAGTGTTAGCACTACTATTACTTATGTAGATAAAGAATATATTCCTAGTATTATTTATCCTAGCTATAAGGGTTATAAGCAAACCATAGAATTAAATCAAGATTTTCATCTTGAGGTAAGTAATTTAATCCCGAATACAGAAATTGAAATATATCATGATTTTTTATCAGCGGCTAAACCAAAGCAAGATCATGTTAGAGTAAATTCTAGTGGTAAGGCTACTTTGGAATTTTATGGAGTATCGAATCCATTGTGTAGTAATTTCAATATTCAATTTAAATATATGAAAACAAAAAATAAGTCAGCGGATTTTTTTACAGATGAAATTTATATATATAAACAGCTTACCTTGATTGTAGATAAGAATTCCTTTAATGCTCAAGAAGGAGAAGAGGCACACGCAATATTAAAAGGTGGAAAACCTTATGAAAAAGTAGAATGGAATATAAGTGGAGACGCTACTTTAAATGATCATGATACAACATTTAATTCTAGTGGTGAAGCTAAAGCAACTATTACTTCCAAAGCTCCATTTAAAAATAACCCTGTAATTAGTGTAAATGCTATGGGTAAAAATTTAAGTAAAGAATTAAATTATAAGAAGATTCCAATTCAATTAACTCTTGGTAAAACAAGGCTAAATCCATATTTGTTTGAAACTGTCAGTATATTGGCAAAAGGCACTCCTTATGCAAAAATAAAATGGAGCATTGTCGGCGATGGAGTACTTCCAAAAGAAGATCTAATTCCAAAATATTTTGATAGTAAAGGTGTTGCGCTAACTAAGTTTAGAACAATTAATCCTACTACTCGTCCGGTAACAGTAAGCGTTGAGTATGAAGATGGAAGTGAAAAAGCTAGTGAAACAGCTGTATTTAATGGTCCAATTCGTCCAAGAATAAATGTAAATAATATTCCATTTGATACAGGAACAACTATAGAGCTATATGGACTAATTCCAAACTCTAGTGTAGATGTTCAACCAGATCAGTATCTTGGTTATACTAATTTTGTAAATAAAGGCACGCTTCATACTGATGATAAAGGTTCAGTTTATTTAAATTTTAAACCTATTGGAAAAGTTACTGAACACACCGGTAGAATTTTTAGTCTTAAAGTGAAATATAAAGAATGGGATGGAGCTGATTCCGAAGCAATTGTAGGAAGTATTGAGGTGCAAAAACGCATTCATGCAATATATGATACTTGGAAAGATCCTGCTTCATGCTACACCAGTGCAACTTTAACATTAACCGATGGAATTGCAGGAGAAAAAGTTGATTTTAGTGGAACTAATCTCTTAGTTGGCCTTGGTCAAACTGTGCCAATTATACAAAGATGGGATAAAGAATTTGATAATTTTGGTGAAGCAAAAGTTGTAATATCAACTACATGGTGCACTAAACCATTGACCGATACTCCTACTTTTACAATGAGATTTAATACTTTAGGTGTAAATGTCACAGAAACACGAGCGGTTACTTTTGGTGGTGGAGATCATGAAAGATTTTATTAG
- a CDS encoding SAM-dependent methyltransferase, with protein sequence MVFSEFFQNWIDKYYSQAVSVGKNGDFYTAVSVGNLFGTLLANHFLKLIDDKKLILPVEVVEIGANEGHLMLDFIQALYTLRADILEQIECFIIEPHEKLKCVQKKLFDEYDLDVKIYNSLEECHFKNAFFYANELFDCFACELIKDGTMAYVDDDLNIIFKAMNEDLLKECEKYSITNSELCISYKPFLSKLKQTCEKLTFACFDYAKKEEKISIRMYKNHQVYNLFEENLKDFFAKSDITYNVNFDHFLQVLKEEGFEVLEYKNQNQALIDFGLEEIIEQVKNINLQIYKNFINQSKNLMFNFGDKFKFLEFKL encoded by the coding sequence ATAGTTTTTAGCGAGTTTTTTCAAAATTGGATTGATAAATATTACTCCCAAGCTGTGAGTGTTGGTAAAAATGGAGATTTTTATACCGCAGTTAGCGTGGGAAATCTGTTTGGAACACTCTTAGCTAATCATTTTTTAAAACTTATAGATGATAAAAAGCTAATTTTACCGGTTGAAGTTGTAGAAATAGGGGCAAATGAAGGGCATTTAATGCTTGATTTTATACAAGCTCTATACACTCTTAGGGCCGATATTTTAGAGCAGATTGAGTGTTTTATCATAGAGCCACATGAAAAATTAAAATGTGTTCAAAAAAAACTTTTTGATGAGTATGATTTGGATGTAAAAATTTATAATTCTTTAGAAGAATGTCATTTTAAAAACGCCTTTTTTTACGCTAATGAATTATTTGATTGTTTTGCGTGTGAGCTTATAAAAGATGGAACAATGGCATATGTTGATGATGATTTAAACATTATTTTTAAAGCTATGAATGAAGATCTTTTAAAAGAATGTGAAAAATATTCTATCACTAATAGCGAGCTTTGTATTTCTTATAAACCCTTTTTATCCAAATTAAAACAAACCTGTGAAAAACTAACTTTTGCGTGTTTTGATTATGCAAAAAAAGAAGAAAAAATTAGTATTAGAATGTATAAAAATCACCAAGTGTATAATCTTTTTGAAGAAAACTTAAAAGATTTTTTTGCTAAAAGCGATATTACATATAATGTAAATTTTGATCATTTTTTACAAGTTTTAAAAGAAGAGGGCTTTGAGGTTTTAGAATATAAAAATCAAAATCAAGCCTTAATTGATTTTGGCTTAGAAGAAATTATCGAGCAAGTTAAAAATATTAACCTCCAAATTTATAAAAACTTTATCAACCAAAGTAAAAATTTGATGTTTAACTTTGGCGATAAGTTTAAGTTTTTAGAATTTAAGCTTTAA
- a CDS encoding bifunctional 3,4-dihydroxy-2-butanone 4-phosphate synthase/GTP cyclohydrolase II, with protein MGYISIEQAIKELQDGKMLVMVDAEDRENEGDLIFPAQFSSQEKVNFTITHARGVVCVALSENLAKKFELPLMVPKNTSNHETAFTITVDAKNATTGVSAYERDMTIQIFADDNAKASDFVRPGHINPLIAKKGGVLERTGHTEGTVDLCRLAGLKEACVICEIVKDNGDMARRSDLLEFCKKHDINMITISDLIEYRLKNESLISLIKEEESILAGFKAKKMTFKDHNENEHIAFSFGTLKECENVKFYLSGSDFELLTSNKFNELLKQIEFLSQKGGVIIFMKNEKQENIQFKNYGIGAQILRYLKISKIKLLSQNTDKEFIGLKGFGLDITSSDFKA; from the coding sequence ATGGGATATATAAGTATAGAACAAGCTATAAAAGAACTTCAAGATGGTAAGATGTTGGTAATGGTGGATGCAGAAGATAGGGAAAATGAAGGGGATTTGATTTTCCCTGCACAATTTAGCTCACAAGAAAAAGTAAATTTTACCATCACTCACGCAAGAGGTGTGGTATGTGTAGCATTAAGTGAGAACTTAGCTAAAAAATTTGAACTACCTTTAATGGTACCTAAAAACACATCAAATCACGAAACAGCTTTTACTATCACTGTCGATGCAAAAAATGCAACAACAGGAGTAAGTGCCTACGAAAGAGATATGACTATACAAATTTTTGCTGATGATAATGCAAAGGCGAGTGATTTTGTGCGTCCTGGACATATTAATCCTTTGATAGCAAAAAAAGGTGGAGTTTTAGAAAGAACGGGCCATACAGAAGGAACAGTGGATTTATGTCGTTTGGCAGGATTAAAAGAAGCATGCGTAATATGTGAAATTGTTAAAGATAATGGAGATATGGCTAGAAGAAGCGATTTGCTTGAGTTTTGCAAAAAACATGATATTAATATGATTACTATTTCAGATTTAATCGAGTATCGTTTAAAAAATGAAAGTTTGATTTCTTTAATTAAAGAAGAAGAAAGTATTTTAGCAGGTTTTAAAGCTAAAAAAATGACTTTTAAAGATCACAATGAAAATGAACACATAGCTTTTAGCTTTGGCACTTTGAAAGAATGTGAGAATGTTAAATTTTATCTTAGTGGAAGCGACTTTGAGCTTCTAACTTCTAATAAATTTAATGAATTATTAAAACAGATTGAATTTTTAAGTCAAAAAGGTGGTGTAATCATTTTCATGAAAAATGAAAAACAAGAAAACATACAATTTAAAAATTATGGCATAGGAGCGCAAATTTTAAGGTATTTAAAAATTTCAAAAATCAAACTTCTAAGTCAAAATACCGATAAAGAATTTATAGGCTTAAAAGGCTTTGGGCTTGATATTACAAGCAGTGATTTTAAAGCTTAA
- a CDS encoding DNA-binding protein, producing MTLSKKEFAEVLGVSSGTIDNLRRKRKIQSMEVSCYILFSIEEIAKVISGVKF from the coding sequence ATGACTTTAAGTAAAAAAGAATTTGCTGAAGTATTAGGCGTTTCTTCAGGAACTATTGATAATCTAAGAAGAAAAAGAAAAATACAATCTATGGAAGTATCTTGCTATATATTATTTTCCATTGAAGAAATAGCTAAAGTTATATCAGGAGTTAAATTTTAA